In the Pseudonocardia cypriaca genome, one interval contains:
- a CDS encoding dihydrodipicolinate synthase family protein, with protein sequence MEPLTASTLRGAWATVLLPLRDDDGIDLDVLAAALDRVLASGVHGVYANGTAGEFHTLTDAEYDRLHALVADRCAAAGMPFQLGASHPSGQLSLDRIARAAALRPGAIQVVLPDWLPLGPDEVLAAVERMAAVADGVPLVLYNPPYAKTQVPPELFGKLADEVPALVGVKVPGGDDAWYARMADAVGGRIAIFVAGHTLASGYARGAAGAYSNVACLSPAGAARWYAQITSDLPAALEFEGRLRGFLDAHIGPLGRAGYSDPALDKTLAAIGGWAPIGTRVRWPHRWVPEEAIPALRAAAEAAVPELFTGP encoded by the coding sequence GTGGAACCACTGACCGCGTCCACGCTCCGCGGGGCGTGGGCCACCGTGCTGCTGCCACTGCGCGACGACGACGGCATCGACCTCGACGTCCTCGCCGCCGCCCTGGACCGCGTGCTCGCCTCGGGGGTGCACGGCGTCTACGCCAACGGGACGGCGGGGGAGTTCCACACGCTCACCGACGCCGAGTACGACCGACTGCACGCGCTCGTGGCGGACCGCTGCGCCGCCGCGGGGATGCCGTTCCAGCTCGGGGCGAGCCACCCCAGCGGGCAGCTGTCGCTCGACCGGATCGCCCGCGCCGCCGCGCTGCGGCCCGGCGCGATCCAGGTCGTGCTGCCCGACTGGCTGCCGCTCGGGCCCGACGAGGTGCTCGCCGCCGTCGAACGGATGGCCGCGGTGGCCGACGGCGTGCCGCTGGTGCTGTACAACCCGCCGTACGCCAAGACGCAGGTGCCGCCGGAGCTGTTCGGGAAGCTCGCCGACGAGGTCCCGGCGCTGGTCGGCGTGAAGGTGCCGGGCGGCGACGACGCCTGGTACGCGCGGATGGCCGACGCCGTCGGCGGGCGCATCGCGATCTTCGTGGCGGGCCACACCCTGGCCTCCGGATACGCCCGCGGTGCAGCCGGCGCGTACTCGAACGTGGCCTGCCTCAGCCCGGCCGGAGCCGCCCGCTGGTACGCGCAGATCACCAGCGACCTGCCCGCCGCGCTGGAGTTCGAGGGGCGGCTGCGCGGCTTCCTGGACGCCCACATCGGCCCGCTCGGCCGCGCCGGCTACTCCGATCCCGCGCTCGACAAGACGCTGGCCGCGATCGGCGGCTGGGCGCCGATCGGCACCCGGGTGCGCTGGCCCCACCGGTGGGTGCCCGAGGAGGCGATCCCGGCACTGCGCGCCGCTGCGGAGGCCGCCGTCCCGGAACTGTTCACCGGACCGTGA
- a CDS encoding FadR/GntR family transcriptional regulator, giving the protein MAEKRVKNPIYLEAQARLRDFITEAGLGPGDRLPPEATLAERLGVSRLSLREATRSLQTLGVIEARHGNGLFVSAFSFRPLIEQLPYGLAATGTGLEEILTAREAMEVGLMPAVARLNPQVELAECARLADEMTALESRGKPITEVDKRFHLLLYRALGNPLVDNLIEVFWELFTRLGDSIPVPPEGGRGAVHLRIIRALQSGDAGESIGAMQQHFDDIRGRAALLRAPAEDAG; this is encoded by the coding sequence ATGGCTGAGAAACGGGTCAAGAACCCGATCTACCTCGAGGCCCAGGCCCGCCTGCGCGACTTCATCACCGAGGCCGGGCTCGGCCCGGGGGACCGGCTGCCCCCCGAGGCCACCCTGGCCGAGCGGCTCGGCGTGAGCCGGCTGTCGCTGCGCGAGGCCACCCGCAGCCTGCAGACCCTCGGCGTCATCGAGGCCCGGCACGGCAACGGGCTGTTCGTCTCGGCGTTCTCGTTCCGCCCGCTGATCGAGCAGCTGCCCTACGGGCTCGCCGCCACCGGCACCGGGCTGGAGGAGATCCTCACCGCGCGCGAGGCGATGGAGGTCGGACTGATGCCGGCCGTCGCCCGGCTGAACCCGCAGGTCGAGCTGGCCGAGTGCGCCCGGCTCGCCGACGAGATGACCGCGCTCGAGTCCCGCGGGAAGCCGATCACCGAGGTGGACAAGCGGTTCCACCTGCTGCTCTACCGGGCGCTGGGCAACCCGCTCGTCGACAACCTCATCGAGGTCTTCTGGGAGCTGTTCACGCGGCTCGGCGACTCCATCCCGGTGCCGCCCGAGGGCGGGCGCGGCGCCGTGCACCTGCGGATCATCCGGGCACTGCAGTCCGGCGACGCGGGCGAGAGCATCGGGGCGATGCAGCAGCACTTCGACGACATCCGCGGGCGCGCCGCGTTGCTGAGGGCTCCCGCCGAGGACGCGGGCTGA
- a CDS encoding BTAD domain-containing putative transcriptional regulator — MAVWTDDGTPLAVPGRKVRALLADLLVNEGRPVPADRLIDDIWGERPPPSAAATLSAKVSQLRRVLEDAEPRGRSLVVSGPAGYALRTAPEAVDAGRFAGLVAQARSAGPRTAVALLTEALGLWRGPALADFADAPFATVAIAHLTEQRLVAQEDVAELRLGLGEHAAVAAELGPLVAEHPLRERLRGCAIRALHGSGRQHEALDSYRELRALLADELGLDPSPELVALHEAVLTRDPALDPPPPRRGNLPAPRTALVGRDAAVADVEAHLATDRLVTLTGPGGVGKTRLALAAAAAAAPGFRDGGWLVELAPVASVGGPTDPDPFASLVDAVLAALDVRANAAPGERTTPLDRLVEVVRGRQLLLVLDNCEHVVAHVAELADRLLAAAADLRILATSREPLALAGEVVWSVPPLDVPDPGAADPEALAGSSAVRLFVARAAAAAKGFRLDDRTAAPVAVLCRRLDGIPLALELAATRVRALGVDGVAARLDDRFRLLAAGHRGAPPRQQTLRSMIDWSWDLLSPSEQVLLRRLAVHADGATADAAAAVAADAGLPALDVPDLLARLVDRSLVDVVPSERLRYRLLESVAEYSLDRLGEAGELTALRRRHADHYLVLAEEAAAQLHGPQQPRVLRLLDAETSNLRAALATTAGDPNRDRALRMVAALAWYWVLRGRLGEARRAFDAALAPVGEATAGLYEAALAWRAGIALMLGDPDGSERHVAALRVIDAIPDPVARARSQWFLADTGATSDLPGAAELLERALATSRACGDRWTEGAAYLGRARLAHVRGDLEVLRREAGRAAELFGGVGDRWGQLQATCWLGALAELTADHERAAALHREGLRWCEELGLWAEVSSRLSWLGWISMQAGDHAQARRYGERALGLATEQGFLDGQLFARIVLAYAARKEGRLDTAQRQLDTVLADTPRCGGDIAVHVPMVLIELGFVAELRDDPHTAARLHGEAYDAAQKIAAPRDSAGAIEGLACALAATGSFQAAAVLLGAADAARRAAGLPLAPAERHDVDRAATAARTAIGEPAFDEAHAAGGRLSPDEAYAAAVAALPVAARATGPLTVR; from the coding sequence GTGGCCGTGTGGACGGACGACGGCACGCCCCTCGCCGTGCCCGGCCGGAAGGTGCGCGCGCTGCTCGCCGACCTGCTGGTGAACGAGGGCAGACCCGTGCCTGCCGACCGGTTGATCGACGACATCTGGGGCGAACGCCCCCCGCCGTCGGCCGCGGCGACCCTGTCGGCCAAGGTCTCGCAGCTGCGCCGCGTGCTGGAGGACGCCGAGCCCCGCGGGCGCTCCCTCGTCGTGTCGGGCCCGGCCGGGTACGCCCTCCGGACCGCGCCGGAGGCCGTCGACGCCGGCCGGTTCGCCGGGCTCGTCGCGCAGGCGAGGTCCGCCGGGCCGCGCACGGCCGTCGCGCTGCTCACCGAGGCGCTCGGCCTCTGGCGCGGGCCCGCCCTCGCCGATTTCGCCGACGCACCGTTCGCCACGGTGGCGATCGCCCACCTCACCGAGCAGCGGCTCGTTGCGCAGGAGGACGTCGCGGAGCTGAGGCTCGGCCTCGGCGAGCACGCGGCGGTGGCCGCGGAGCTCGGTCCGCTCGTGGCCGAGCACCCGTTGCGGGAACGGTTGCGCGGATGCGCGATCCGGGCGCTGCACGGCAGCGGGCGCCAGCACGAGGCGTTGGACAGCTACCGGGAGCTGCGCGCGCTACTGGCCGACGAGCTGGGGCTCGATCCGAGCCCGGAGCTCGTCGCACTCCACGAGGCGGTGCTCACCCGCGATCCGGCACTCGACCCGCCACCCCCACGCCGGGGCAACCTGCCCGCGCCGCGCACCGCACTCGTCGGTCGGGACGCCGCGGTCGCCGACGTGGAGGCGCACCTGGCCACCGACCGGCTCGTCACCCTCACCGGGCCGGGTGGGGTGGGCAAGACCCGCCTCGCGCTCGCCGCGGCCGCGGCCGCCGCTCCCGGCTTCCGCGACGGCGGCTGGCTCGTGGAGCTGGCCCCGGTCGCCTCCGTCGGCGGTCCCACCGACCCCGACCCGTTCGCGTCGCTGGTGGACGCCGTGCTCGCTGCGCTCGACGTCCGGGCGAACGCGGCGCCGGGCGAGCGGACCACACCGCTGGACCGCCTCGTCGAGGTGGTTCGCGGGCGGCAGCTCCTACTCGTGCTCGACAACTGCGAGCACGTCGTCGCGCACGTGGCGGAGCTCGCAGACCGGTTGCTCGCCGCCGCAGCGGACCTGCGGATACTGGCCACCAGCCGGGAACCGCTCGCCCTGGCGGGTGAGGTCGTGTGGAGCGTCCCGCCGCTGGACGTACCCGACCCCGGCGCGGCCGACCCGGAGGCGTTGGCCGGCAGCAGCGCGGTTCGGTTGTTCGTCGCGCGGGCGGCGGCCGCCGCCAAGGGCTTCCGGCTGGACGACCGCACCGCCGCGCCGGTGGCCGTGCTGTGCCGGCGTCTGGACGGCATCCCGCTGGCGCTCGAGCTGGCCGCCACGCGGGTGCGCGCGCTGGGCGTCGACGGCGTCGCGGCCCGGCTCGACGACCGGTTCCGGCTGCTCGCCGCCGGTCACCGGGGCGCGCCGCCGCGCCAGCAGACGCTCCGGTCGATGATCGACTGGAGCTGGGACCTGCTCAGCCCGTCGGAGCAGGTCCTGCTGCGCAGGCTCGCCGTGCACGCCGACGGCGCCACCGCGGACGCGGCGGCTGCGGTCGCCGCGGACGCCGGGCTTCCTGCGCTGGACGTGCCGGACCTGCTGGCCCGCCTCGTGGACCGCTCGTTGGTCGATGTCGTGCCCAGCGAACGCCTGCGCTACCGGCTGCTGGAGTCGGTGGCCGAGTACAGCCTGGACAGGCTCGGCGAGGCGGGCGAGCTCACCGCGCTGCGCCGCCGGCACGCCGACCACTACCTCGTGCTCGCCGAGGAGGCTGCGGCCCAGTTGCACGGGCCGCAGCAGCCACGCGTCCTGCGCCTGCTCGATGCCGAGACCTCCAACCTGCGGGCCGCCCTCGCCACGACCGCAGGCGACCCGAACCGGGACCGCGCGCTCCGCATGGTCGCGGCCTTGGCCTGGTACTGGGTGCTGCGCGGCAGGCTGGGTGAGGCCAGGCGTGCATTCGATGCGGCGCTCGCACCGGTCGGCGAGGCGACGGCCGGGCTGTACGAAGCCGCCCTCGCCTGGCGCGCCGGGATCGCGCTCATGCTGGGCGATCCCGACGGGTCCGAGAGGCACGTCGCGGCCCTGCGGGTCATCGACGCGATCCCCGACCCGGTCGCGCGGGCACGCTCCCAGTGGTTCCTCGCCGACACCGGCGCCACCAGCGACCTCCCCGGCGCCGCCGAGCTGCTCGAGCGCGCGCTGGCGACCAGCCGGGCCTGCGGCGACCGGTGGACCGAGGGCGCGGCGTACCTGGGCCGGGCCCGGCTCGCGCACGTACGCGGCGACCTCGAGGTGCTGCGGCGCGAGGCCGGGCGGGCGGCCGAGCTGTTCGGCGGCGTCGGTGACCGATGGGGACAGCTGCAAGCGACGTGCTGGCTCGGCGCACTGGCCGAGCTCACCGCCGACCACGAGCGTGCCGCCGCGCTGCACCGCGAAGGCCTGCGCTGGTGCGAGGAGCTCGGCCTCTGGGCCGAGGTTTCCTCCAGGCTGTCCTGGCTCGGTTGGATCTCGATGCAGGCCGGTGACCACGCGCAGGCCAGGAGGTACGGCGAGCGGGCACTCGGGCTGGCCACCGAGCAGGGCTTCCTGGACGGGCAGCTGTTCGCCCGCATAGTGCTCGCCTACGCCGCCCGCAAGGAAGGGCGGCTGGACACGGCACAGCGCCAGCTGGACACCGTGCTCGCAGACACGCCGCGGTGCGGCGGCGACATCGCGGTCCACGTGCCGATGGTGCTGATCGAGCTCGGCTTCGTCGCCGAGCTGCGCGATGATCCACACACGGCCGCGCGCCTGCACGGCGAGGCCTACGACGCCGCGCAGAAGATCGCCGCACCACGGGACAGCGCGGGCGCCATCGAAGGCCTGGCCTGCGCGCTCGCGGCGACCGGATCGTTCCAGGCGGCGGCTGTGCTGCTCGGCGCCGCCGACGCCGCCCGCAGGGCGGCAGGGCTCCCGCTGGCCCCCGCCGAACGCCACGACGTCGACCGTGCCGCCACTGCCGCCCGCACCGCCATCGGCGAACCGGCCTTCGACGAGGCACACGCAGCAGGTGGGCGGCTCTCACCCGACGAGGCCTACGCCGCCGCGGTGGCGGCCCTGCCCGTCGCGGCCCGAGCCACGGGGCCACTCACGGTCCGGTGA